Proteins co-encoded in one Papaver somniferum cultivar HN1 chromosome 5, ASM357369v1, whole genome shotgun sequence genomic window:
- the LOC113277258 gene encoding RHOMBOID-like protein 12, mitochondrial: MQKLQLSFKLITRFPRNFSNVNTKASFQDFSVSTKKLILSSSLTGKTTGGELFSTTKFLSNGSSIPQKSHHNIIYDAFSANHLVLNPHLKKQSINRGILVARSSNLPGNSAGSNHQRYRTSSRKYSWFPSTDGVLWGLIVANTAVCTFWNGADPTFMKQNFMISVENFKSGRVHTMITSAFSHIDVGHLFSNMIGLLFFGSTIGRIFGPRFLLNLYLAGAVGGSVFYLVHHAFIDPSKRGRQGLGSSGAVNAIVLLYIFHFPKSKLYFYLVLPVPAMLAGAFLVGKDLYRMKMADGKISGEAHLGGAAVAAIAWFGIRRGWWI, encoded by the coding sequence ATGCAGAAACTACAACTTTCATTCAAGCTTATAACTAGATTTCCAAGAAATTTCTCCAACGTAAACACAAAAGCATCATTTCAAGATTTCAGTGTCTCTACTAAAAAGTTGATACTTTCATCATCGCTCACCGGAAAAACCACCGGAGGAGAGTTATTTAGTACCACTAAATTTCTCTCTAACGGCTCATCTATTCCACAAAAATCTCACCATAACATTATTTATGATGCTTTTTCAGCAAATCATTTAGTCTTGAACCCCCATTTGAAGAAGCAAAGCATTAATCGTGGGATTCTTGTTGCAAGAAGTAGTAATTTGCCTGGAAATAGTGCTGGATCAAACCATCAGAGATACCGTACCTCGAGTCGTAAGTACTCGTGGTTTCCGTCAACGGACGGTGTTCTTTGGGGGTTAATCGTAGCTAATACTGCTGTTTGCACATTCTGGAATGGTGCTGATCCGACATTTATGAAACAAAATTTTATGATTTCAGTAGAAAACTTCAAAAGCGGCCGTGTTCATACAATGATTACTTCCGCATTCAGTCATATCGATGTCGGACATCTTTTCAGCAACATGATTGGTCTTTTATTCTTTGGCAGCACAATCGGACGGATATTCGGACCACGGTTCTTGCTAAATTTGTATTTGGCCGGGGCAGTTGGTGGCTCGGTGTTCTACTTGGTGCACCATGCTTTCATTGATCCGTCGAAAAGGGGAAGGCAAGGATTGGGTTCAAGTGGTGCTGTGAATGCAATTGTCCTGCTTTACATATTTCATTTTCCGAAATCTAAACTCTATTTTTATCTCGTTTTGCCGGTTCCGGCGATGCTAGCGGGAGCATTTCTAGTTGGAAAAGATCTGTACAGGATGAAGATGGCAGATGGTAAAATCTCTGGAGAAGCTCACTTAGGGGGTGCCGCAGTCGCTGCAATCGCATGGTTTGGGATCCGAAGAGGATGGTGGATTTGA